The following coding sequences lie in one Chelmon rostratus isolate fCheRos1 chromosome 2, fCheRos1.pri, whole genome shotgun sequence genomic window:
- the LOC121621382 gene encoding PAK4-inhibitor inka2-like: MREEMLCLRDSGDCLREQMQYMMRSLQDLKQLRKACPAARRPLAPISNQLPGLVRHSAVARACQQRALQREQRSRLRMSDASTASTYDSACCLASPLEEEEDDSSSRLGLSLRLGLGSPSSQKSLEFDSGYSEASWQDEGVVLRRTRNVRVSSSACLRTNRAPSGRIRPKSTSDACLERWTSFEISDPEDWTNSLLTRGRNRQPLVLGDNSFADLIQNWMDLPDCPEPAELKPNSRRRLGRGFFVNMRRKLVGFSKSVEDRVRMRSADSAHVSRAANAPKRLSCPVVASQAKVPFFHQSHLGINELDTDFSHFAALMKSGSRQPIICKDIIGYI; this comes from the exons ATGAGAGAAGAGATG CTTTGCCTTCGTGACTCAGGCGACTGCTTACGGGAGCAGATGCAGTATATGATGAGGTCACTGCAAGACCTGAAACAGCTGCGGAAGGCCTGTCCTGCCGCCAGGCGCCCCCTCGCACCCATCAGCAACCAGCTCCCAGGTTTAGTGCGCCACTCTGCGGTGGCACGTGCCTGTCAGCAGCGAGCGCTGCAACGAGAACAGCGATCACGCCTGCGGATGTCTGACGCCAGCACGGCCAGTACCTACGACTCCGCCTGCTGCCTGGCGAGccctctggaggaggaggaggatgactcGAGCAGCCGGCTGGGCCTGAGCCTCAGACTGGGCCTGGGCTCTCCCAGCAGTCAGAAAAGTTTGGAGTTCGATTCAGGCTACTCTGAGGCGTCGTGGCAGGATGAAGGGGTGGTTCTGAGGAGGACGAGGAACGTGCGGGTGTCATCTTCAGCCTGCCTCCGCACTAACAGAGCCCCGAGCGGGCGCATTCGACCCAAATCCACCTCTGACGCCTGTCTGGAGAGGTGGACATCGTTCGAGATCAGCGACCCAGAGGACTGGACGAACTCTTTACTAACCAGAGGACGCAACCGCCAGCCTCTGGTTCTGGGCGACAACAGCTTTGCAGACCTCATACAGAACTGGATGGACTTGCCAGATTGCCCCGAGCCCGCCGAGCTGAAGCCGAATTCGAGACGCAGGCTGGGAAGAGGTTTCTTTGTCAACATGAGGAGGAAACTGGTTGGGTTTTCTAAGAGTGTAGAGGACAGGGTGAGGATGAGATCGGCAGACTCTGCTCATGTCAGCAGAGCTGCAAACGCTCCAAAACGGCTGTCCTGCCCAGTCGTGGCCTCGCAGGCCAAAGTCCCCTTTTTCCACCAGTCACACTTGGGCATCAACGAGCTGGACACAGATTTTTCCCACTTTGCGGCCCTCATGAAATCAGGCAGCCGACAGCCCATAATCTGCAAAGATATCATTGGCTACATCTGA